A section of the Alkalihalobacillus sp. LMS39 genome encodes:
- a CDS encoding S8 family serine peptidase, whose amino-acid sequence MKKGLNVLFSLLLIASLVLPSTVSAAVSKDLEKDLVQQEVFKRLGLEKNQVKAHSMSKDKEGLNPEFEDNVLVVKYSSQISKSTHKKMGTTLVKKVSSLNYDIVKVNKGNSLEAVAEKYAERSDVISVSRSARIQKLSVPDQKRDQMYYLDTLKIDSAQKLAGKNKVRVAVVDSGIDVKHPELKNKIVSNYNVINPIKKGIPDLHGTHVAGIIASEKNNGVGGYGINPNVSIISIDVFGNSFSSSDYTVAEGILQAVKQKAQVINLSLGSSYPSPIIEDAINQALAANITVVAAAGNSGMDMKFYPAAFQGVISVGATNDKNELADFSTFGGSVDIVAPGQGIYNAAYTNKSTYMYLDGTSMATPVVTGTVSLLLSKDPKLKPHEIQYILNKTAKDLGAKGYDTKYGFGLVNPVSALKYDKKKVPKTTFLTESQLLSKSKKVTANPNTSVKGQITKLYQTDWYRLNVTEGEYTQLTLSPKSKYDYMYELYFFPEGEKEPLVHTKVDDIAHGGKEGSLFQAPTNGTIVIGVKDATKKYNEKASNSYTLSISKTTELPNDGIAEWNPYEITSFPFQSKRDFGNLYFTPTPYVELPEEEQVEEEPGTEREQTGQQSIKEEQSEEPTAEPVEEEPVEEEIIEETDTDENLSEQEGTEEQTVESTNEETSIESSEDVSVQEQSEKASETTSQEVSETTSESMQKVEETSAANVLDEQPIEDSPSEEEPIEEEPWEEYPEEDGPSWDTDHFMFTIPENANNKPETLKVKVSSVPGINIIVNIYELENYYSEDEDEYYEDRWLIDSINEGGTGQSESFSFNGYPGQTYIIEVTSDPNLDPDFWWWGDEVDITKSYSSTIPYELSIDSKFLPDDEDNFPIGQYEEDQEFPDHMYDIAKRENKSLQAVRLDEMTSNYEEDDYYSQIPDISIPTKTGQVNRGYIQYSGDEDWYALTPKKKGFYQIDLSSQGNIPVLEIYTYDEFTGQLYPVASNVNYDYENDRFYAEPILHAGLKSNQTYYFFVTDVNQRPTYDEYQFTAKFVRSTPKDIHENNDTFEEATRIGEGKYRGYFETSSDNDIYYFSAKTAGIYGFNVKPRTKTTLKNVPEQGLKQIDPDVIIVEDKNKNGVLDPEEEGSAMTFFEGWTGEEERGSFYAKKNAKYFIVLYNYEMDASYFGYDFTISNVSKRVDEDKGNKIKNSKPTKPVKLKATKAGTFSATGYINPTKNKGDTDYYRIVVDKKSKYKVELNVPTDLDGVVTIYNSKGKKVTTKNVYGQGDAEKFLVTLKKGTYYVKIHEVNGNSSISPYKLKMTKQKK is encoded by the coding sequence GTGAAAAAGGGATTGAATGTCTTATTTAGCTTGTTGCTTATTGCTAGTTTAGTGTTGCCATCCACGGTTTCCGCAGCAGTGAGTAAGGATTTGGAGAAGGACCTAGTCCAGCAAGAAGTCTTTAAACGACTTGGACTAGAAAAAAATCAAGTTAAAGCTCATTCAATGTCGAAAGACAAAGAAGGACTTAACCCGGAATTTGAGGACAATGTCTTAGTTGTTAAATACAGTTCTCAAATTTCAAAATCGACTCATAAAAAAATGGGGACGACTTTAGTAAAAAAAGTCAGTAGTTTAAACTATGACATTGTCAAAGTAAACAAAGGAAACTCTTTAGAAGCTGTTGCTGAAAAGTATGCGGAACGTTCCGATGTCATTTCTGTTTCACGAAGTGCACGTATCCAAAAACTTTCCGTGCCAGACCAAAAGCGTGACCAAATGTATTATCTTGATACTTTAAAAATTGACAGTGCTCAAAAGCTTGCTGGGAAAAATAAAGTTCGAGTCGCTGTTGTTGATTCAGGTATTGACGTAAAACATCCTGAGCTAAAAAATAAAATTGTTTCAAATTATAATGTGATTAACCCAATTAAAAAAGGAATTCCAGATTTACACGGAACTCATGTGGCTGGAATAATTGCTTCTGAAAAAAATAACGGTGTTGGAGGATATGGAATCAATCCAAACGTTAGCATTATATCAATTGATGTTTTTGGAAATTCATTTTCTTCTTCCGACTACACAGTAGCTGAAGGAATTTTACAAGCCGTTAAACAAAAAGCCCAAGTCATTAACCTAAGTCTTGGATCTTCTTATCCATCACCAATTATTGAAGATGCGATTAACCAAGCATTAGCTGCTAATATTACCGTTGTTGCAGCTGCCGGTAACTCAGGAATGGATATGAAGTTTTATCCTGCTGCTTTCCAAGGGGTTATTAGTGTCGGTGCTACAAATGATAAAAATGAACTAGCTGATTTTTCTACTTTTGGCGGCTCTGTTGATATTGTTGCTCCTGGACAAGGCATTTACAACGCTGCTTACACAAACAAATCAACCTATATGTATCTTGACGGAACTTCCATGGCAACTCCAGTCGTAACAGGAACTGTTTCTTTACTATTATCGAAAGATCCTAAATTAAAACCACATGAAATTCAATATATTTTAAACAAAACTGCCAAGGATTTAGGCGCGAAAGGCTATGATACGAAGTATGGTTTTGGTCTTGTTAACCCTGTATCTGCGCTAAAATATGATAAGAAAAAAGTGCCAAAAACAACATTTTTAACTGAAAGCCAATTACTTTCGAAATCAAAAAAGGTCACAGCTAATCCAAATACTAGTGTAAAAGGCCAAATTACAAAACTCTATCAAACTGATTGGTATCGTTTAAATGTAACAGAAGGTGAATACACTCAACTGACATTATCACCTAAATCTAAATATGACTATATGTATGAATTATACTTTTTCCCTGAAGGAGAAAAAGAACCTCTTGTTCATACAAAAGTGGATGACATCGCTCATGGCGGTAAAGAAGGATCTCTTTTCCAAGCCCCAACTAATGGTACAATTGTCATCGGTGTAAAAGATGCTACAAAGAAATATAATGAAAAAGCAAGTAATTCTTATACTCTATCGATTTCAAAAACTACAGAGCTTCCAAACGATGGTATTGCCGAATGGAACCCATATGAAATCACTAGTTTTCCATTTCAATCAAAACGTGATTTTGGAAACCTATATTTCACACCAACACCATATGTAGAACTTCCAGAAGAAGAACAGGTTGAAGAGGAACCTGGAACTGAGAGAGAACAAACTGGACAGCAATCTATTAAGGAAGAACAATCAGAGGAACCTACTGCTGAGCCGGTCGAAGAGGAACCGGTTGAAGAAGAAATCATAGAAGAAACAGACACTGATGAAAATCTATCAGAACAAGAAGGAACAGAAGAACAAACAGTGGAATCCACAAATGAAGAAACTAGCATTGAGTCTAGTGAAGATGTTTCTGTACAAGAACAAAGTGAAAAAGCAAGTGAAACAACAAGTCAAGAAGTAAGCGAAACAACTAGTGAGTCGATGCAAAAGGTTGAAGAGACAAGTGCAGCTAACGTTTTAGACGAACAACCAATTGAGGATTCTCCAAGCGAAGAAGAACCGATTGAGGAAGAACCTTGGGAAGAGTACCCAGAAGAAGATGGTCCATCATGGGATACTGATCATTTTATGTTCACGATTCCTGAAAATGCAAATAACAAACCTGAGACATTAAAAGTAAAAGTTTCTAGTGTACCTGGTATCAACATCATTGTTAATATTTATGAGCTAGAAAACTATTATTCTGAAGATGAAGACGAGTATTACGAGGATAGATGGTTGATAGACTCCATTAATGAAGGTGGAACTGGTCAGTCTGAAAGCTTTTCGTTTAATGGGTATCCAGGTCAAACCTATATCATTGAAGTCACAAGTGATCCTAATTTAGATCCTGATTTCTGGTGGTGGGGTGATGAAGTTGACATAACAAAATCATACTCTTCTACCATCCCATATGAACTTTCAATTGATTCGAAGTTTTTACCTGATGATGAAGATAACTTTCCAATTGGGCAATATGAAGAAGACCAAGAATTCCCTGACCATATGTATGATATCGCAAAAAGGGAAAATAAATCACTTCAGGCCGTGCGTTTAGACGAAATGACTTCTAATTATGAAGAAGACGACTATTACTCACAAATCCCTGATATCTCGATTCCAACGAAGACTGGACAAGTGAATCGTGGCTATATTCAGTATTCAGGTGATGAAGATTGGTATGCATTAACACCAAAGAAAAAAGGGTTCTACCAAATTGATTTATCTAGCCAAGGCAATATCCCTGTGTTAGAAATTTACACATATGATGAGTTTACGGGTCAACTTTACCCTGTTGCCTCAAATGTGAACTATGATTATGAAAATGATAGATTTTACGCAGAACCTATTTTACATGCTGGATTAAAATCCAATCAAACCTACTATTTCTTTGTAACGGATGTAAACCAACGTCCGACATATGATGAATATCAATTTACAGCAAAATTTGTTCGATCTACTCCAAAAGATATCCATGAAAATAATGATACGTTTGAGGAAGCTACACGTATTGGAGAGGGAAAATATCGAGGTTATTTTGAAACATCTTCAGATAATGATATTTATTACTTCTCGGCAAAAACAGCTGGAATTTACGGATTTAATGTGAAACCTAGAACAAAAACAACGCTTAAAAATGTACCAGAACAAGGGTTAAAACAAATTGATCCAGATGTCATTATTGTTGAAGACAAAAACAAAAACGGTGTTCTCGACCCAGAAGAAGAAGGCAGTGCTATGACATTCTTTGAAGGATGGACTGGCGAGGAAGAACGTGGTTCATTTTACGCAAAGAAAAACGCGAAATACTTCATCGTATTGTACAATTACGAAATGGACGCTTCTTATTTCGGGTATGACTTCACCATTTCAAATGTCTCGAAAAGAGTCGATGAAGACAAAGGAAATAAAATTAAAAATAGTAAACCAACTAAACCAGTAAAATTAAAAGCGACTAAAGCTGGGACATTCTCAGCAACTGGCTATATAAATCCAACGAAGAACAAAGGGGACACTGATTATTACCGCATTGTTGTAGACAAAAAGAGCAAATATAAAGTTGAGCTAAACGTCCCTACTGATTTAGATGGAGTAGTTACAATTTACAATTCAAAAGGTAAAAAAGTCACCACGAAAAATGTTTATGGGCAAGGCGATGCAGAGAAATTCCTTGTCACACTAAAAAAAGGAACATATTACGTTAAAATCCATGAAGTCAATGGCAACTCTAGTATTTCTCCGTACAAGCTTAAAATGACAAAGCAAAAAAAATAA
- a CDS encoding TetR/AcrR family transcriptional regulator, translating into MDGFQRRREQKKKDILEATLQLYLTYGIQKVSIAEIAKEANVSQVTIYNYFENKHQLTKDVYIHYIDKASLEFEQVVYSDLPFPEKIKQIIFNKKEVSQQIHEEFYQFMMKEYSLDGSYIEKIYEEKSIPYFTHLFKEGMEQGYVDPSLSNEAILFYIHMLKDYLQREDIYTKVLPLTEEITKIFFYGIIGER; encoded by the coding sequence ATGGATGGGTTTCAACGACGTAGAGAACAAAAGAAAAAAGATATATTAGAAGCAACATTACAATTATATTTAACCTATGGGATTCAAAAAGTATCGATTGCCGAAATTGCGAAGGAAGCCAATGTTTCCCAAGTGACGATATATAACTATTTTGAAAACAAACACCAACTAACAAAGGATGTATATATTCATTACATTGATAAAGCTTCTCTTGAATTTGAACAAGTTGTTTATAGCGACCTTCCTTTCCCAGAAAAAATCAAACAAATTATTTTTAATAAAAAGGAAGTTTCTCAACAAATTCATGAAGAGTTTTACCAATTCATGATGAAGGAATACAGTCTTGATGGCAGTTATATTGAAAAAATCTATGAAGAAAAATCGATTCCCTATTTTACTCATTTATTTAAAGAAGGGATGGAGCAAGGGTATGTTGACCCGTCTTTATCAAATGAGGCTATCTTATTTTATATCCATATGTTAAAGGATTATCTACAACGAGAAGACATTTATACAAAAGTTCTGCCACTTACTGAAGAGATCACTAAAATATTTTTTTATGGCATTATTGGCGAAAGATAA
- a CDS encoding ABC transporter ATP-binding protein: protein MTVVKTTNLTKKFGAFTALQSVNLEVNRGEVFGFIGPNGAGKSTTIRILLGIIKATTGEAMVFGQDVWKDAVDIHKRIAYVPGDVNLWPNLTGGEVIDLFIALRGNGEKKRREEFIEKFNLDPSKKCRTYSKGNRQKVALVSAFASDADLYILDEPTSGLDPLMEKVFQECVMDAKREGKSVLLSSHILSEVEKLCDRVGIIRQGEIIESGTLQELRHLTRINLFVETRKPMINLAKLQGIHELEQRENGWSFQVDNDDLDAVIKYVSEFGVQRLESTPPKLEDLFMRHYEGEQNTGDE, encoded by the coding sequence ATGACCGTTGTAAAAACAACGAACCTAACAAAAAAGTTTGGTGCATTTACGGCATTGCAAAGCGTTAATTTAGAGGTGAATCGTGGAGAAGTGTTTGGATTTATCGGTCCTAATGGGGCAGGTAAGTCTACAACGATTCGAATTTTGCTCGGTATAATAAAAGCAACAACAGGAGAGGCCATGGTGTTTGGTCAAGATGTTTGGAAAGATGCTGTTGATATTCATAAACGGATTGCTTATGTGCCAGGTGATGTTAACCTTTGGCCGAATTTAACAGGTGGAGAAGTAATTGATTTATTTATTGCATTACGAGGGAATGGAGAAAAAAAGCGTCGAGAAGAATTTATTGAGAAATTTAATTTAGACCCTTCAAAAAAATGTCGAACCTATTCAAAAGGAAATCGTCAAAAGGTGGCACTTGTTTCTGCCTTTGCTTCGGATGCTGATTTATATATTCTCGATGAGCCAACTTCAGGACTTGACCCTTTAATGGAAAAAGTCTTTCAAGAATGTGTCATGGATGCAAAACGAGAGGGGAAAAGTGTGTTGTTGTCTAGTCACATATTATCAGAAGTAGAAAAGCTTTGTGATCGTGTAGGAATTATTAGACAAGGTGAAATTATTGAGTCTGGTACATTACAAGAATTACGTCATTTAACAAGGATAAATTTATTCGTTGAAACAAGGAAACCAATGATTAACCTAGCGAAACTGCAAGGGATTCATGAACTCGAGCAAAGAGAAAATGGATGGTCTTTTCAAGTGGATAATGATGACCTTGATGCAGTTATAAAATATGTGAGTGAATTTGGAGTACAGCGCTTGGAAAGTACACCGCCAAAGTTAGAAGATTTATTTATGAGGCATTATGAAGGAGAACAGAATACAGGAGATGAGTAA
- a CDS encoding ABC transporter permease: MLKSLFNQTSRLIMFVVRRDRFRFLIWTFSIAVLTVVTASSFSGLYSTEHERQAIAETMRNPAMTAMLGPGYGLENYTEGPMMAHQMLLFTAIFVGIMNILLTTRHTRQDEEDGRIELIRSLPVGRLSNSSATVIVLFFINVLLGFVTSIGLVVLRIESIDIAGSLLYGASLATIGMLFTAITVFCAQLSESSRGTIGLAFSSLGIFYVIRAIGDVNHEWLSWFSPLGWVIRTEVFVNNEWFPIVLLMFSAFVIVTLALSLNGIRDLESGFLRTRPGKRHASMWLQSPFGLACRLQRTSIIAWAIGVFVLGVSYGSVFGDLENFFLSNEMLSEMLTPVEGVTLTEQFLTMLMSVISMICTIPALLMVLKLKAEENKNRIEHLVVRAVSRQKIMGSYLLLAIVISMMMQILAVIGLWLAANAVMEHPISFGVMLEAAMAYLPALWIMIGMLVFLIGYLPKLTTITWLYLGYSFIVVYLGGLLQFPEWMSFLSPFGHIPQLPVEEFQFRIFLLLISVSLVLIVTGIIGYRKRDLVG, from the coding sequence ATGTTGAAGTCATTGTTTAATCAAACAAGCAGGCTCATAATGTTTGTCGTTCGGCGCGACCGGTTTCGTTTCCTAATCTGGACTTTTTCCATTGCGGTTCTTACAGTTGTAACTGCGTCATCATTTTCAGGGTTATATTCAACAGAACATGAAAGACAAGCGATTGCCGAAACAATGAGGAACCCTGCAATGACCGCAATGTTAGGCCCAGGGTATGGATTGGAAAACTACACGGAGGGTCCAATGATGGCTCACCAAATGCTTTTATTTACAGCTATATTTGTTGGAATCATGAACATTTTGCTTACAACTCGTCATACACGGCAAGATGAAGAAGATGGTCGAATAGAACTCATCCGTTCTTTACCAGTTGGGCGACTTTCCAACAGTAGTGCAACAGTAATAGTACTATTTTTCATTAATGTCCTCCTCGGATTTGTAACGAGTATTGGGTTAGTCGTCTTAAGAATTGAAAGTATCGATATCGCAGGTTCATTGCTCTATGGAGCTAGTTTAGCTACGATAGGCATGCTCTTTACAGCTATCACTGTTTTTTGTGCCCAATTGTCGGAAAGTTCAAGAGGAACGATTGGCTTAGCCTTTAGTTCACTTGGTATTTTTTATGTGATAAGAGCGATAGGAGATGTGAATCATGAATGGTTATCATGGTTTTCACCCCTTGGCTGGGTAATAAGAACCGAAGTCTTTGTGAACAATGAATGGTTTCCTATCGTGTTACTTATGTTTTCTGCTTTTGTGATTGTAACTTTAGCGTTATCGTTAAATGGAATTCGTGATTTAGAGTCTGGCTTTTTAAGAACTCGCCCAGGTAAAAGACATGCCTCAATGTGGTTACAATCTCCATTTGGCTTAGCATGTCGATTGCAACGGACAAGTATAATTGCATGGGCAATTGGAGTATTTGTTCTAGGGGTGTCATATGGTTCAGTGTTCGGTGATTTAGAAAATTTCTTCCTAAGTAATGAGATGTTAAGTGAAATGTTAACACCAGTAGAAGGGGTAACGTTAACCGAACAATTTTTAACGATGCTTATGTCGGTCATATCCATGATTTGTACGATTCCAGCTCTTCTTATGGTCCTAAAACTAAAGGCAGAGGAAAACAAAAATCGGATAGAGCATCTAGTTGTTCGTGCGGTTTCACGCCAAAAAATAATGGGTAGTTATTTACTCTTAGCTATTGTCATTAGTATGATGATGCAAATTCTTGCAGTTATAGGTTTATGGTTGGCCGCGAATGCGGTGATGGAACATCCGATTTCATTTGGCGTAATGTTGGAAGCCGCAATGGCTTATTTACCAGCTTTATGGATTATGATCGGAATGCTTGTCTTCTTAATTGGATACTTACCAAAATTAACAACAATAACATGGTTATATCTAGGTTATTCATTTATCGTTGTATATTTAGGAGGGTTGCTTCAGTTTCCAGAGTGGATGTCATTCCTTTCCCCTTTTGGGCACATTCCACAGTTGCCTGTTGAGGAATTTCAGTTCAGGATATTCCTATTGCTGATCAGTGTTTCTCTTGTATTAATTGTCACAGGAATTATTGGTTATCGAAAACGAGATTTAGTTGGATAA
- a CDS encoding SET domain-containing protein, with the protein MIEVKKSTICDEEEFNRGVFAKVDIKKGQLFHEAPVVPYPNEEHEHIEKTILADYAYEYGINHTAIVLGYGMLFNHSYTPNATYDINFDNHTFDYYAYKDIKAGEEIFINYNGEVDNNEALWFNKKEEDK; encoded by the coding sequence ATGATTGAAGTTAAAAAATCAACAATTTGTGACGAAGAGGAATTTAATCGAGGTGTGTTTGCAAAAGTAGACATAAAAAAAGGTCAATTATTTCATGAAGCACCTGTCGTTCCATATCCGAATGAAGAACATGAACATATTGAAAAAACCATTTTAGCTGATTATGCTTACGAATATGGGATTAATCATACAGCCATTGTACTAGGCTATGGGATGTTATTTAATCATTCTTATACTCCTAACGCAACTTATGATATAAATTTCGATAATCATACATTTGATTATTATGCGTATAAAGACATTAAGGCTGGCGAAGAAATTTTTATTAACTATAATGGAGAGGTCGACAATAACGAAGCATTATGGTTTAACAAAAAAGAGGAAGACAAATAA
- a CDS encoding PAS domain S-box protein, protein MARDQNLTIIEKEKMYQQIVEYSFETTIIHLNEKVIYINQSGADFLGATKEEIIGKNIVEVFLEDSKRMIRERIRKATEENVIGDLIETTIQKFDGSLVEVELYCHPVKFGESKAIQSIIRDITSRKEAEKKLREMVREIATPIVPVFEGIAVIPLVGNVDLDRTNQLVTIIPQKIQGHNLEHLIIDVSGIYNIDETVIDFIYEINSIMKLLGISLIFTGLRPELAHKAVEARMNITSIKTKSTVKQALEQLIQQ, encoded by the coding sequence ATGGCTCGAGATCAAAATCTAACAATCATTGAAAAAGAAAAAATGTACCAGCAAATCGTCGAGTATTCTTTTGAAACAACGATTATCCATTTAAATGAAAAAGTCATTTATATTAATCAATCAGGTGCTGATTTTCTAGGAGCAACAAAAGAAGAAATAATCGGAAAAAATATTGTTGAAGTGTTTCTAGAGGATTCAAAACGAATGATAAGAGAACGCATTCGAAAAGCGACCGAAGAAAATGTGATTGGTGATTTAATTGAAACGACAATCCAAAAGTTTGATGGGTCTTTGGTCGAGGTTGAACTTTACTGTCACCCCGTAAAGTTTGGTGAGTCGAAAGCAATTCAATCTATCATTCGCGACATCACAAGTCGAAAAGAAGCGGAAAAGAAATTGCGAGAAATGGTTCGTGAAATTGCGACGCCAATTGTTCCTGTATTTGAAGGGATTGCCGTTATTCCACTCGTTGGAAATGTTGATTTAGATCGGACAAATCAGCTCGTTACGATCATTCCACAAAAAATCCAGGGACATAACCTTGAACATTTAATTATTGATGTGTCAGGAATTTATAACATTGATGAAACGGTCATCGATTTTATTTATGAAATAAATTCAATAATGAAATTACTCGGTATCTCACTTATTTTTACAGGGTTACGACCTGAACTTGCACATAAGGCAGTAGAAGCACGTATGAATATTACTTCAATTAAAACGAAGTCAACGGTGAAACAAGCGTTAGAACAATTGATACAACAATAA
- a CDS encoding 6-carboxyhexanoate--CoA ligase — translation MKETPLYSVRMRAAQGGSHELGGKHISGGEVISSLDELRSSVDLLIKKALTHSRGVPDFLQIQCDAITEPIQFVPPLKVHTNTVETITEGQYVAKELLQQNGISAAVIEKAYEQLPQFSQSGALLIDAKTGKRINGEQSVRVSKMDWNETNFISWVKKNEFLPNERLKEALVLATKVSYHPATVAELCWSDDPDYVTGYVASKALGYQRITKMKEWGDDQGCRIFFVNTAYDIDTYISYLKTEPLFVYWEENDGT, via the coding sequence ATGAAGGAAACTCCGCTATATAGTGTAAGAATGCGAGCCGCTCAAGGCGGTTCTCATGAATTAGGTGGAAAACATATTTCTGGCGGAGAAGTGATTTCATCTTTGGATGAGTTGCGTTCATCTGTTGATTTACTTATAAAAAAAGCGCTTACCCACTCTAGAGGCGTTCCAGATTTTTTGCAAATTCAATGTGATGCGATTACAGAACCGATTCAGTTTGTTCCACCTTTGAAAGTTCATACGAACACTGTTGAAACGATAACAGAGGGACAGTATGTAGCAAAAGAGCTGTTGCAACAAAACGGGATTTCAGCAGCTGTCATTGAAAAAGCCTATGAGCAATTACCGCAGTTCTCGCAAAGTGGCGCATTGCTCATCGATGCTAAAACGGGAAAACGTATCAATGGGGAGCAATCTGTTCGAGTTTCAAAAATGGATTGGAACGAAACAAACTTTATATCATGGGTGAAAAAGAATGAATTCCTGCCTAATGAAAGACTGAAAGAAGCGCTCGTACTTGCGACAAAAGTAAGTTATCATCCTGCAACGGTAGCTGAATTATGTTGGTCTGATGACCCTGATTATGTGACAGGGTATGTCGCGAGTAAAGCATTAGGATATCAGCGTATTACGAAAATGAAAGAATGGGGTGACGACCAAGGTTGTCGAATATTTTTCGTAAATACGGCTTATGACATAGATACATATATCTCGTATTTAAAAACAGAGCCATTATTTGTTTATTGGGAGGAGAACGATGGAACGTAA